CATTATGCCAATGACGATCTTTTTGATGTTCGCTCATTATTTGAAGGCAAAGTTCGCCATAATTACATCGCACTCGAGGACACCCTTGCTTATTTATTGCCTAAGTCGGTATTTCTCGACTTATATGAGCAAAATGGGCAATTTGCCGCTTACTTTGATAATAACCTAGCGAAGCGCCAAGCCTTAATTGAAGCTGCTCAGCAGCAACAAAATCTAGCCGAATTTATCCTAACGAAAGTCGACCGTGATATTTACCATCCTGCACATATTCTTCACCATAATTTACCACTTGATGAAGCCACGCAATACCTCAAAAACAACGCTGTCGATTCTGCATTAGTTGAACTCAACCCCGAGGATAGTCGATTGCAAAATCGGCCAAGTGAATTCCCTTTTGGCATTATTACTCGTACCAATATGTTGCATGCCGTGATGCTAGACCGCTTACCACTCGATACAGCAGTGGGTGATATCGCGACATTCCCAGTCATGCATGTCGACGAAAGGGATTTCTTGTTTAACGCTATGATTTCGATGACACGAAATCGCATGAAACGGCTAATGGTCTGCAATGGCAATCAACCAGTAGGCATGTTAGATATGACGCAAATCCTCAGTGCCTTTTCGACCCACTCACACGTTCTCACACTGAGTATCGCGCGAGCAACGACAGTAGAAGAGCTTGCCATTGCCTCTAACAGACAACGACAACTGGTCGATAGTTTGCTCGGCAACGGTATCCGTACGCGATTTATCATGGAGCTCATTTCCGCAGTCAATGAACGCATTATCGAGAAAGCATTTGAATTGATTGTGCCTCCTGCATTGCATGATCACTGCTGCCTAATCGTGCTCGGTTCTGAAGGGCGCGGTGAACAAATTATCAAAACCGACCAAGATAATGCATTGATTCTCAAAGATGGGTTGGAATGGCATCAGTGCCAACCGATTATGGATGCTCTAACTCGAACTCTTTTGCAACTTGGCTACCCACTCTGTCCGGGCAAAGTGATGGTCAATAATCCCGAATGGGTGAAATCTCAGAGTGAGTGGAAAAAAACCATTCAAAGCTGGTCAAAAGCTAGCAGCGCTGAACAAGTAATGAAACTAGCGGTGATGACCGATGCTCATGCGGTCGCTGGCAATGTAGAGTTAATCAAACCCGTGAGTGAGTGCTTACATAAAATCATGTTTAACAACATGCTGACCTTACAAGATTTCTCCCGCCCCGCACTGCAGTTTTCATTGCCTCTGACGCTATTTGGCAATGTAAAAAATGACAAACAAGGCCTCGACTTAAAAAGCGGAGGCATCTTCCCTATCGTACACGGTATTCGTACCTTAGCGTTGGAATATGGCATCGAAGAAAACAACACGTTCGAGCGTATTGAAGTACTGCGCAACAAAAAGATCCTCGAGCCCGAGACTGCCGACAATCTTAACGAGGCACTCAAGTTATTCTTCAAACTTCGCTTGTCGCAACAACTGAACAATCAGCATAGTCACAATCGAATCGAGCTAAAACAATTAGAACGAAGCGAACGTGATTTGCTGCGCCACAGCCTACATGTGGTGAAAAAGTTCAAACAGTTTCTCGGCTATCATTATCAGATTAGAGATTAAGGAAGGCTGGTTATGAATTGGCTACAACGCCGCTACTGGCATTACAAGCTTAAAGGATCTCCCTATCAACACTACTTTGGTGCGATAACACAAGGTGAGTATGTCTCTCTCGACTGTGAAACGACCAGCTTAGATCCCAATAGAGCAGAACTGGTGACGATTGCTGCCACTAAAATCATTGATAACTGCATTCTCACCAGTCAGCCATTCGAAGTGCGCTTGAGAGCGCCACAATCTCTCGACTCTGGATCCGTAAAGATTCATCGCATCCGCCACAAAGATCTCGAAAATGGCATTGATGAAAAGCAAGCACTACTCAAACTGCTCAAGTTTATCGGTAATCGTCCTCTCGTGGGTTACCACATTCGTTATGACAAAAAAATCCTCGATCTTGCTTGTCGTAAACATCTGGGATTTCCTCTGCCCAACCCCTTGATCGAAGTGAGCCAGATCTACCATGACAAACTTGAGCGACATCTACCCAACGCCTACTTCGACTTAAGTTTAGATGCGATCTGCAAACATCTCGATCTGCCAATGCAAGATAAACACGATGCACTACAAGACGCGATATCCGCCGCGCTCGTCTTTGTTCGCTTAACCAAAGGCGACTTACCCAGCCTTAACATACCCTATAACCACTAACGAATTAATACATCGTCGATAACCCATTCATCCTAAAGTCTAATTGTGAAAAATACGCCGCTGAACGACAGTTATAACATTGCTAGGTTCGAGTTAAGGCTTAAACGCGCAAGGCTTGAATATTCAAAGATGTGACTTTAGACGCCAGACTGCGTTTAAGGAATCGCTCAATTCACAAGGAGAGAAGCAATGAGTGAAGCCCACGTTTATCCGGTAAAAGACAATATCAAAGCGACAACGCATGCGGATAATGAAACCTACCTTGCCATGTATCAACAATCTGTGACCGATCCAGAAGGCTTCTGGAGTGAGCATGGCAAAGTCGTTGACTGGATCAAACCATTCACCAAAGTAAAAAGCACCTCATTTGATACTGGCCACGTAGATATTCGCTGGTTTGAGGATGGCACACTCAACGTTTCTGCCAACTGTATCGACCGTCACCTTGCTGAGCGTGGTGATGAAGTTGCAATCATCTGGGAAGGTGATGATCCTGCTGATGATAAAACACTGACTTTCAATGAATTGCACCATGAGGTCTGTAAATTCTCAAATGCATTAAAAGACCAAGGCGTACACAAAGGCGATGTCGTTTGTCTTTACATGCCAATGGTGCCGGAAGCGGCGATTGCCATGCTAGCTTGTACTCGCATAGGCGCCGTTCATACCGTAGTTTTCGGTGGCTTCTCACCTGAGGCACTATCTGGCCGCATCATTGACTCTGATGCAAAAATTGTCATCACTGCCGATGAGGGGGTGCGCGGTGGCCGAGCTGTGCCACTGAAGAAGAATGTGGATGAGGCACTGACCAACCCAGAAGTAAAGACCATTGAAAAGGTAGTGGTACTAAAACGCACAGGTGGAGAAATTGAATGGCACTCGCACCGTGATGTATGGTGGCACGAAGCAACCGCAAAAGTCTCTGCAAATTGCCCACCAGAAGAGATGAAAGCTGAAGATCCGTTATTCATCCTGTATACCTCCGGCTCGACGGGTAAACCCAAAGGTGTATTACACACCACTGGCGGTTACTTGGTTTACGCCACCATGACCTTTAAATATGTTTTTGATTACCAGCCAGGGGAAACCTTCTGGTGTACCGCTGACGTTGGTTGGATTACTGGTCACACCTACCTTATCTACGGTCCACTCGCCAATGGTGCCAAAACAATTCTGTTTGAAGGCGTACCAAACTATCCTAAAACGAATCGCATGAGTGAAGTAGTCGATAAACATCAGGTGAATATTCTCTACACCGCACCGACCGCAATTCGTGCATTGATGGCAAAAGGTAATGAAGCGGTAGAAGGCACTTCACGTTCAAGCCTACGCGTGATGGGCTCAGTCGGTGAACCTATCAACCCTGAAGCGTGGGAGTGGTACTACAAAACAATTGGTAACGAGGCATCTCCTATTGTCGATACATGGTGGCAGACTGAAACCGGCGGTATCTTGATAGCCCCACTACCGGGCGCGACTGATCTTAAACCCGGCTCTGCAACTCGCCCATTCTTTGGCGTACAACCTGCGCTAGTGGATAACATGGGTAACATCATTGAAGAAACTGCCGCAGAAGGTAACTTGGTCATTCTCGATTCATGGCCTGGTCAAATGCGCACGGTTTACGGTGACCATGAACGTTTCGAGCAAACTTACTTCTCAACCTTCAAAGGCATGTACTTCACCAGCGATGGCGCTCGCCGTGACGAAGATGGTTATTACTGGATCACAGGCCGGGTTGATGACGTACTGAACGTATCAGGCCACCGCATGGGGACAGCAGAAATCGAATCTGCACTCGTGGCGCACGACAAAATTGCAGAAGCGGCTATCGTCGGTATTCCTCATGATATCAAAGGCCAAGCAATCTACGCTTACGTGACACTTAATGATGGTGAATTCCCTTCTGCCGAGCTGCACAAAGAAGTCAAAGATTGGGTGCGTAAAGAGATCGGACCGATTGCGACACCCGATGTGCTGCACTGGACAGATTCGCTACCAAAGACCCGCTCAGGTAAGATCATGCGCCGAATTCTACGTAAGATTGCTACCGGTGATACCAGCAACTTAGGTGACACTTCAACACTCGCCGACCCTAGCGTAGTTGAAAAACTCATCGCAGAAAAAGCTGAACTGGCTTAGTAAGTTAAGCTTCTATAGAAAACCGTCACTGTGTGGCGGTTTTTTTTTGCACAAAGCCGATAAATTTACTTTGGCTTTACTCAGTAACATGTTTTTTCTGTTATCTCGGTTACAGAAACAAAAGACAAATATGGGAGATTAGACCAGTAAATTGCTGCTAATTGTTTTGAATTAGCTATAATCGTGGACGATTTTTAAAAAATCACTCGATTGGTACTGAAAAATCGTGCTGATTTATCGTATATTTAGAAACAGATTCGTTTCGCTCACGATAAAGGAAGATAGCCACATAATGTCAGCAAAATCACGAATTCTACTTCTAAACGGTCCGAACCTTAATTTATTAGGGTTACGCGAGCCTGCACATTATGGGTCGAACACCCTCGATCAGATCGTCACTACATTAGCTCAACAAGCGGCTGAAGCGGGTGTCGAATTCGAGCATCTTCAGTCCAATCGCGAGTATGAATTGATTGAAGCGATTCATGCCGCCTACAACCAAGTAGATTTTATTATTATCAACCCAGCGGCTTTTACTCACACCAGTGTTGCCCTGCGTGATGCTCTACTTGGCGTAGCAATACCTTTTATAGAAGTACATCTATCGAATGTACATGCCCGTGAGCCATTCCGTCATCACTCCTACTTGTCTGATAAAGCGCAAGGTGTGATTTGTGGTTTAGGTGCTCAAGGCTACGAATTTGCATTGTCTGCAGCAATTAAGCACCTGCAGGCAAAATAACCAAACACTCTGCAGCCTTACTGGCTGTCTTACTCACAAGATAAAAGAGAAAGTAAACATGGATATCCGTAAAATCAAAAAGCTGATTGAATTAGTTGAAGAATCTGGCATTGCTGAGCTAGAAATTTCTGAAGGTGAAGAATCAGTACGCATCAGCCGTCACGGTTCTGCGCCTGTTCACGCGGCACCAATTCAATACGCAGCAGCACCTGCTCCAGTAGCGGCTCCAG
Above is a window of Vibrio taketomensis DNA encoding:
- a CDS encoding DUF294 nucleotidyltransferase-like domain-containing protein — translated: MPDKFNMQSAPFDRLDKVQQNTLRSSLDVAYFRGRETLLSSGSESNHLHILIKGAVEERSVDGKEIFAHYANDDLFDVRSLFEGKVRHNYIALEDTLAYLLPKSVFLDLYEQNGQFAAYFDNNLAKRQALIEAAQQQQNLAEFILTKVDRDIYHPAHILHHNLPLDEATQYLKNNAVDSALVELNPEDSRLQNRPSEFPFGIITRTNMLHAVMLDRLPLDTAVGDIATFPVMHVDERDFLFNAMISMTRNRMKRLMVCNGNQPVGMLDMTQILSAFSTHSHVLTLSIARATTVEELAIASNRQRQLVDSLLGNGIRTRFIMELISAVNERIIEKAFELIVPPALHDHCCLIVLGSEGRGEQIIKTDQDNALILKDGLEWHQCQPIMDALTRTLLQLGYPLCPGKVMVNNPEWVKSQSEWKKTIQSWSKASSAEQVMKLAVMTDAHAVAGNVELIKPVSECLHKIMFNNMLTLQDFSRPALQFSLPLTLFGNVKNDKQGLDLKSGGIFPIVHGIRTLALEYGIEENNTFERIEVLRNKKILEPETADNLNEALKLFFKLRLSQQLNNQHSHNRIELKQLERSERDLLRHSLHVVKKFKQFLGYHYQIRD
- a CDS encoding 3'-5' exonuclease, whose amino-acid sequence is MNWLQRRYWHYKLKGSPYQHYFGAITQGEYVSLDCETTSLDPNRAELVTIAATKIIDNCILTSQPFEVRLRAPQSLDSGSVKIHRIRHKDLENGIDEKQALLKLLKFIGNRPLVGYHIRYDKKILDLACRKHLGFPLPNPLIEVSQIYHDKLERHLPNAYFDLSLDAICKHLDLPMQDKHDALQDAISAALVFVRLTKGDLPSLNIPYNH
- the acs gene encoding acetate--CoA ligase, producing the protein MSEAHVYPVKDNIKATTHADNETYLAMYQQSVTDPEGFWSEHGKVVDWIKPFTKVKSTSFDTGHVDIRWFEDGTLNVSANCIDRHLAERGDEVAIIWEGDDPADDKTLTFNELHHEVCKFSNALKDQGVHKGDVVCLYMPMVPEAAIAMLACTRIGAVHTVVFGGFSPEALSGRIIDSDAKIVITADEGVRGGRAVPLKKNVDEALTNPEVKTIEKVVVLKRTGGEIEWHSHRDVWWHEATAKVSANCPPEEMKAEDPLFILYTSGSTGKPKGVLHTTGGYLVYATMTFKYVFDYQPGETFWCTADVGWITGHTYLIYGPLANGAKTILFEGVPNYPKTNRMSEVVDKHQVNILYTAPTAIRALMAKGNEAVEGTSRSSLRVMGSVGEPINPEAWEWYYKTIGNEASPIVDTWWQTETGGILIAPLPGATDLKPGSATRPFFGVQPALVDNMGNIIEETAAEGNLVILDSWPGQMRTVYGDHERFEQTYFSTFKGMYFTSDGARRDEDGYYWITGRVDDVLNVSGHRMGTAEIESALVAHDKIAEAAIVGIPHDIKGQAIYAYVTLNDGEFPSAELHKEVKDWVRKEIGPIATPDVLHWTDSLPKTRSGKIMRRILRKIATGDTSNLGDTSTLADPSVVEKLIAEKAELA
- the aroQ gene encoding type II 3-dehydroquinate dehydratase, which produces MSAKSRILLLNGPNLNLLGLREPAHYGSNTLDQIVTTLAQQAAEAGVEFEHLQSNREYELIEAIHAAYNQVDFIIINPAAFTHTSVALRDALLGVAIPFIEVHLSNVHAREPFRHHSYLSDKAQGVICGLGAQGYEFALSAAIKHLQAK